Proteins co-encoded in one Bremerella sp. TYQ1 genomic window:
- a CDS encoding response regulator: MKNKPSILLVDDEPDILHSLIGLLRRQFTVHTATSGEEALQIMAEHPIAVLMTDQRMPEMTGAELASHCCRRFPKTTRILFTGYADIKSVIEAINTGGLYRYVTKPWDPDELIDLLTEAVEVYEKETAHREMLHQMQRYVGMGQQISQQLRLGQDGQTIDQDLLQSFTETGNLLEELANEPCKPAAGE; the protein is encoded by the coding sequence ATGAAGAATAAGCCATCGATTTTGCTGGTGGATGACGAGCCAGATATCTTGCACTCGCTGATTGGCCTGCTGCGCCGACAGTTTACCGTGCATACGGCGACGTCAGGCGAAGAAGCTTTGCAAATCATGGCCGAGCACCCCATTGCCGTCCTGATGACCGATCAGCGTATGCCGGAAATGACAGGGGCCGAACTGGCCAGTCATTGTTGCCGGCGGTTCCCCAAAACCACGCGAATCCTTTTCACTGGATATGCGGACATCAAGTCGGTCATCGAGGCCATCAACACCGGCGGACTTTACCGCTACGTGACGAAGCCTTGGGACCCGGACGAACTGATCGATCTGCTTACCGAAGCGGTGGAAGTTTACGAAAAAGAAACCGCTCATCGGGAAATGCTCCACCAGATGCAACGCTATGTGGGCATGGGTCAGCAGATCTCGCAGCAATTACGGCTCGGCCAAGATGGGCAGACCATCGATCAAGACTTGCTGCAATCGTTCACCGAAACCGGCAATTTGTTGGAAGAACTTGCCAACGAACCATGCAAACCGGCCGCAGGAGAGTAG
- a CDS encoding DUF1592 domain-containing protein: MNFIPRVSTCARLGILTSVTGLILLLTTNATLTAAESSSNPVRSFLENNCYDCHVGDSAEGALDLEQLSFDLGDASNMQRWVRVYDRVHSGEMPPEDYGEADPKERAAFLGATHHGLSDFQNKINTKYGRVRGRRLTRKQIERSLQDLFAIDVPLMEYLPEENKTDGFTTVASGQGMSHFQLAAHLDTVDASLDEAFRRALSPEDKDERDFDAKGVARTNPKRRCREPEMRNGQAVIWSSGMIYYGRMPATTAKHDGWYEFEVTVSGLKLPKTGGVWSTVRSGPCVSSAPLLTNVTTFEAMEKPQVVKFTTWLPKGHMLEIRPGDTTLKKGRFAGGQVGVGEGEPQDLPGIAFDRVTMKQIHRNGNDDLVREYLFGDLKVEPQKDKRKPWKVISKNPKADAERLLTRFAGRAFRRPVTSDELQPYLEEVNAALDKKAEFVDALRLGYRALLCSPRFVYFAEEPGQLDDFEVATRLSYFLTGSTPDEELLQLAAAGKIRDEAILKQQVNRLLKDERGEQFVHDLAAEWLDLDQIDFTQPDKKLYRTYDPIVEIAMLDETETYLHEMLEKNLSVSHLIDSDFTYMNSRLARYYDIDGITGDELRRVKLKPEHHRGGLLTQGAIMKVTANGSNTSPVIRGVWVSERLLGVEVPPPPTNVPAVEPDIRGAKTIREQLAKHRSQGQCASCHTKVDPAGFALENFDPTGQWRTHYVKMERGKPRNGLPIDASYDLPSGQKFKNIKGFQKIVTSHPHRLAANVAEHMLTYGTGATIEFVDRAKVEAIAEKSATDDYGFRSIVEHVVTSELFLTK, from the coding sequence ATGAATTTCATCCCACGCGTTTCGACATGCGCGCGCCTCGGTATTTTGACGAGTGTGACGGGTCTGATTCTCTTGCTGACGACAAACGCGACGCTTACCGCGGCCGAGTCGTCCTCGAACCCCGTGCGCTCGTTCCTTGAGAACAACTGCTACGACTGCCATGTCGGCGACTCGGCGGAAGGGGCGTTGGACCTCGAGCAACTTTCGTTTGACCTGGGCGATGCCAGCAATATGCAGCGATGGGTCCGCGTTTACGATCGTGTCCACTCTGGGGAAATGCCCCCTGAAGATTACGGGGAAGCCGATCCTAAAGAGCGTGCCGCGTTCCTCGGGGCAACCCATCACGGTCTGAGCGATTTTCAGAACAAGATCAATACGAAGTATGGCCGCGTGCGTGGTCGTCGTCTGACTCGAAAGCAGATCGAGCGTTCGCTGCAAGACTTGTTTGCCATCGACGTTCCTTTGATGGAATACCTCCCGGAAGAAAACAAGACCGACGGATTCACCACCGTTGCCTCAGGGCAAGGGATGTCGCACTTTCAGTTGGCGGCTCACCTCGATACGGTCGATGCCTCGTTGGACGAAGCGTTCCGGCGAGCGCTCAGTCCCGAGGACAAGGATGAACGCGACTTCGATGCCAAAGGCGTCGCACGAACCAACCCCAAACGCCGCTGCCGCGAACCGGAGATGCGTAACGGTCAGGCCGTCATTTGGTCTAGTGGAATGATCTACTATGGTCGAATGCCAGCGACAACTGCCAAGCATGATGGATGGTACGAGTTTGAGGTGACCGTTTCGGGGCTGAAGCTTCCAAAAACTGGGGGCGTTTGGTCGACCGTGCGAAGCGGCCCTTGCGTTTCGAGCGCTCCATTGTTGACCAACGTGACCACATTCGAGGCGATGGAGAAACCGCAAGTGGTCAAGTTCACCACGTGGCTTCCCAAGGGGCATATGCTCGAAATTCGCCCCGGCGACACGACGCTCAAAAAGGGGCGGTTTGCCGGAGGGCAAGTCGGTGTCGGTGAAGGAGAGCCACAAGACCTCCCTGGCATCGCATTCGATCGTGTCACGATGAAGCAAATTCATCGCAACGGGAACGACGATCTCGTCCGCGAATATCTTTTCGGCGACCTCAAAGTCGAACCGCAGAAAGATAAACGCAAGCCTTGGAAGGTGATTAGCAAAAATCCGAAGGCGGATGCGGAACGCCTGCTGACTCGGTTTGCCGGACGAGCATTCCGCCGACCGGTAACTTCGGACGAACTGCAGCCATACCTGGAAGAGGTCAACGCCGCACTCGATAAAAAAGCAGAGTTCGTCGACGCACTGCGCCTCGGCTATCGAGCTCTGCTTTGCTCGCCGCGGTTCGTTTACTTCGCCGAAGAGCCAGGGCAGTTGGACGACTTTGAAGTGGCGACACGTCTCAGCTATTTCCTCACCGGAAGTACGCCTGACGAAGAGCTGTTGCAGTTGGCTGCGGCGGGCAAAATTCGAGACGAAGCAATCCTCAAGCAGCAAGTCAATCGCCTGTTGAAGGACGAACGGGGCGAGCAATTCGTGCACGATCTCGCGGCCGAATGGCTCGACTTGGATCAAATCGATTTTACGCAGCCCGATAAAAAGCTTTATCGCACGTACGACCCCATTGTCGAAATCGCCATGCTCGACGAGACGGAAACGTACCTCCACGAAATGCTGGAAAAGAACCTGAGCGTTTCACACTTGATCGATTCCGATTTCACCTACATGAACAGCCGCCTGGCTCGCTACTACGACATCGACGGCATCACCGGAGATGAGCTTCGCCGCGTGAAGCTGAAACCGGAGCATCATCGCGGAGGCTTGCTTACACAGGGAGCCATCATGAAGGTGACCGCTAACGGCTCGAACACTTCGCCGGTCATTCGGGGTGTTTGGGTTTCCGAACGTCTGTTGGGTGTCGAAGTGCCTCCACCGCCGACCAATGTCCCCGCGGTGGAACCTGACATTCGGGGAGCGAAAACGATCCGCGAGCAGTTGGCCAAGCACCGCAGTCAGGGACAGTGTGCCAGCTGTCATACGAAAGTCGATCCGGCTGGATTCGCGCTGGAGAACTTCGACCCGACCGGGCAATGGCGAACGCACTACGTGAAAATGGAGCGTGGCAAGCCGCGAAATGGACTGCCGATCGATGCCAGTTACGACTTGCCCAGCGGCCAGAAGTTTAAAAACATCAAAGGCTTCCAGAAGATCGTCACCAGCCACCCGCATCGCCTGGCCGCTAACGTTGCCGAGCACATGCTGACCTATGGCACCGGGGCGACGATCGAGTTTGTCGATCGTGCCAAAGTGGAAGCGATCGCCGAGAAGTCGGCCACGGATGACTACGGTTTCCGCTCGATCGTCGAGCATGTCGTCACCAGCGAACTGTTCCTCACCAAGTAA
- a CDS encoding pilus assembly protein TadG-related protein, producing the protein MKRQIRRNTRHGKILVLLAVLLPTLFTFLLLVLDGSNVTSSFRDAQQVADTAALSGADELFFGSTPSEVEATAREYAEANVSSGGATIEVNCPPVSGTFVGSSNHVEVILRDTVRNSFGSSRLGNEETTISARSVAGLKAVTDDSAIIVLDDDPPPFALSPVLPIVPSLPAILGGMEVLGLGRVTVDGAVIVNTDWGGVDEHGENVGENRLPPFGITCMPILPLSKLVATDIRTTGGVDRLQNYSKYGGDGSESVLQARRRPVPDPFRDVPVPTVSADSSNVKNVYHGGRTIVGIPLIGPPITLEPGVYEWITILAGRIQFEPGVYIIRNKDPLLQISLTMLAGEVEAEGVMFYITDNTGYSPVSGSPDASDGETRPDDGGLLADVLGLLPSAVVNIGLLGSNITPINDSSSPFDGFSFYQRRMDRRPIVFVQENLLGNGSLEGNVYSKWGHVILAGKGTFDARFVVGTIRLIALLDMDIRPSVELPPAYDVYLAE; encoded by the coding sequence ATGAAACGTCAGATCCGTCGAAACACACGCCACGGCAAGATTCTCGTTCTCTTGGCTGTGCTGCTGCCAACGCTGTTTACTTTCCTGCTTTTGGTGCTGGATGGTAGCAACGTGACGTCTAGTTTTCGAGACGCCCAGCAAGTAGCAGATACCGCGGCACTATCTGGTGCGGACGAGCTCTTCTTCGGATCGACACCGTCCGAAGTGGAAGCGACTGCCCGGGAGTACGCGGAGGCAAACGTCTCCTCAGGCGGCGCTACGATTGAAGTGAATTGTCCTCCGGTTTCTGGAACATTCGTGGGATCTTCCAATCATGTGGAAGTGATCTTGCGCGATACCGTTAGAAATTCCTTTGGCTCAAGTCGCCTGGGGAATGAAGAGACCACCATCAGTGCCCGATCGGTGGCAGGCCTGAAGGCAGTTACCGACGACTCGGCGATCATCGTGTTGGATGACGATCCACCACCGTTCGCCTTGTCGCCGGTGCTGCCTATCGTGCCTTCATTGCCGGCTATTCTTGGCGGCATGGAAGTGCTCGGGTTAGGTCGGGTTACTGTGGATGGTGCGGTGATCGTGAACACCGATTGGGGTGGTGTCGACGAGCATGGCGAAAACGTCGGTGAGAACCGACTTCCTCCGTTTGGAATCACTTGCATGCCGATTCTTCCGTTGTCGAAATTGGTCGCTACCGATATCCGTACGACCGGCGGTGTCGATCGCCTGCAGAACTACTCGAAGTACGGAGGCGATGGTTCCGAAAGCGTGCTGCAGGCACGACGACGTCCGGTGCCCGATCCGTTTCGCGACGTGCCGGTGCCGACAGTCTCTGCCGATAGCAGCAACGTGAAGAACGTCTACCATGGCGGCCGAACAATTGTTGGCATTCCGTTGATTGGGCCTCCCATCACATTAGAACCTGGCGTGTACGAATGGATTACGATCCTTGCCGGACGCATTCAGTTCGAGCCTGGCGTTTACATCATTCGGAACAAGGACCCACTCTTGCAGATTTCGCTCACCATGTTGGCCGGCGAAGTGGAAGCGGAGGGAGTGATGTTCTATATCACCGACAACACTGGCTACTCACCGGTCAGTGGCAGTCCCGACGCATCCGATGGCGAAACTCGTCCCGACGATGGCGGCTTGCTGGCGGACGTTTTGGGGCTGCTTCCATCGGCCGTGGTGAATATCGGGCTGTTGGGAAGCAACATTACACCGATCAACGATTCGAGTAGCCCGTTCGACGGCTTCTCGTTCTACCAGCGTCGGATGGATCGTCGTCCGATTGTGTTTGTCCAAGAGAACCTTTTGGGAAATGGAAGTCTCGAAGGGAACGTCTATTCCAAGTGGGGGCACGTCATTCTAGCCGGAAAAGGGACTTTCGATGCCCGGTTCGTGGTGGGCACGATTCGTCTTATCGCGTTGCTAGATATGGACATACGTCCGTCGGTCGAGCTTCCGCCGGCCTACGATGTCTATCTTGCTGAGTAG
- a CDS encoding response regulator: MQRITFTRTRERVTIRSADLSNYCMRIVHKLLLATVLPALLIWVVGYYAVAVSERSLKEVIEARSSARAAAVMDEIDRALTSHIANLQALSRSTLVRQTLAESNATFAELADPLAEVENLDKIWQTGSVAQQQDLLAGLIDNQLSQELRLRSEKLQEAAGYPVYGEIFFTNRYGGIAALTSRTSDFRQDDEQWWQQAVQNQIYVGDVAFDESAHVYSVEICIAVETPDGKLAGVMKAVLNIQEVFNIIDGQSRADTHAYTEFFLFTKDFKIVRGPAGHSEPLADGREYFQNLDEDFTQKGVIATRRRPDGNGEVLAAYATSAGEADARQNLNWIVMVQQEAALVFAPIYTMRQNIWSLALFATLLTLAVAGGFSWSLSRRIREITDASVSIGEGDWETKVPVHGSDEATQLARQFNLMTAQLTEMNRQLVTAKEQAEAANQSKSDFLANMSHEIRTPMNGIIGMTELLLNTDLTNEQREYQKLVQSSADALLVLLNDILDFSKIEAGKMELEDAPFRLRDTLGSTLHTLAGRASSKGVELAVRIVPDVPDFLRGDSSRLRQIVVNLVGNAIKFTEKGEVVMKVENEAFSGDFITLHFSVRDTGIGISPEKQTQIFDAFTQADASTTRQYGGTGLGLAISSQLTKMMGGKIWVESAAGQGSTFHFTARFRRSEKQPDTKPAALDSLYDLHVLIVDDNSTNRIICEEMLVNWGMKPKSVSSGQDALQELQRARQKEDPYQLILVDVMMPEMDGLQLVRHIRQIEDSPELTIMMLSSADRPTDPDFSDKHGIAKCITKPITQSMLLNGIATAMGTSRSDSIHGEHLLPDKTKKFVPRHILLAEDGVVNRKVAQSLLENRGHYVTAVENGRLAVDAYRSGTFDLILMDVQMPVLDGFAATAEIRQLEFNAERSIPIIALTAHAMKGDRERCLEGGMNDYVSKPFRPEELFAAVEKIKPALGDEPDPSPSESTTPPAQDTGAFDLERALENVGGNDEILQEMIALFLTECPKQMHEIEDAYENGNLEKLIRSAHTLKGSVALFAADEATAAARKIEFMGRDEKLDEFSSAWSNLQEKIDQLTSALSAAQTPRDEHSP; encoded by the coding sequence ATGCAACGTATCACGTTTACGCGGACGCGTGAACGTGTGACTATTCGCTCCGCTGACTTATCTAACTATTGCATGCGTATCGTCCATAAGTTGCTGTTGGCGACCGTCCTGCCGGCCCTGTTGATTTGGGTAGTCGGGTACTATGCGGTTGCTGTCAGCGAACGTAGCCTGAAGGAAGTGATCGAGGCACGTTCGTCGGCGCGCGCCGCGGCGGTGATGGATGAAATCGATCGGGCCCTCACCTCCCACATCGCCAACCTACAGGCCCTTTCGCGAAGTACTCTCGTTCGGCAGACGCTGGCCGAATCGAATGCCACGTTCGCAGAACTCGCCGATCCGCTCGCCGAAGTCGAGAACCTCGACAAGATCTGGCAGACCGGCAGCGTCGCTCAGCAGCAAGACTTGCTTGCCGGGCTGATCGACAACCAGCTTTCCCAGGAACTGCGATTGCGTTCCGAGAAACTCCAGGAAGCCGCTGGCTATCCCGTCTATGGCGAGATCTTCTTCACCAACCGTTACGGCGGCATCGCGGCGCTGACCAGCCGCACGTCCGACTTCCGGCAAGATGACGAGCAGTGGTGGCAACAGGCAGTCCAAAATCAGATTTACGTGGGGGATGTCGCGTTCGACGAAAGCGCTCACGTTTACTCTGTCGAAATCTGTATTGCCGTCGAAACGCCCGACGGCAAACTGGCCGGCGTCATGAAAGCTGTGCTGAACATCCAGGAAGTGTTCAACATCATTGATGGCCAATCGCGTGCCGACACCCACGCGTACACCGAGTTCTTCCTGTTCACCAAAGACTTCAAGATCGTCCGCGGTCCTGCTGGCCATTCGGAACCACTTGCCGATGGTCGCGAATACTTTCAGAACCTCGACGAAGACTTCACCCAGAAGGGCGTCATTGCCACACGCCGCCGACCGGATGGCAACGGCGAAGTCCTTGCCGCTTACGCCACCTCGGCAGGCGAAGCAGACGCGCGGCAAAACTTGAACTGGATTGTTATGGTGCAGCAGGAAGCGGCCCTCGTTTTCGCGCCGATCTATACCATGCGGCAAAACATCTGGTCGCTCGCTCTCTTCGCGACGCTACTGACATTGGCCGTGGCCGGAGGGTTCTCGTGGTCGCTGTCCCGTCGCATTCGCGAGATCACCGACGCGTCGGTCTCGATCGGTGAAGGCGACTGGGAGACCAAAGTCCCCGTCCATGGCAGCGACGAAGCGACCCAGCTTGCTCGGCAGTTCAACTTGATGACGGCCCAGTTGACCGAGATGAATCGCCAACTGGTCACCGCCAAGGAACAAGCCGAAGCGGCCAACCAATCCAAAAGCGACTTCCTCGCGAACATGAGCCACGAGATTCGCACGCCGATGAACGGCATCATCGGCATGACCGAATTGCTGCTCAATACCGACCTGACCAACGAACAGCGCGAGTACCAGAAGCTTGTGCAAAGTTCGGCCGACGCCCTGCTCGTCCTGCTGAACGACATCCTCGACTTCTCCAAGATCGAAGCAGGCAAGATGGAGCTGGAAGATGCTCCGTTCCGTCTTCGCGACACGCTCGGTTCCACGTTGCATACGCTCGCCGGCAGGGCCTCCAGCAAAGGGGTTGAGTTGGCCGTACGAATCGTGCCGGATGTGCCCGACTTCCTTCGCGGCGACTCAAGTCGCTTGCGGCAGATTGTCGTGAACCTGGTCGGCAACGCGATCAAGTTTACTGAAAAAGGAGAAGTCGTCATGAAAGTCGAGAACGAAGCGTTCTCCGGCGACTTCATCACCCTCCACTTCTCCGTTCGCGATACCGGCATCGGCATATCGCCGGAGAAGCAAACCCAGATCTTCGACGCGTTCACGCAAGCGGACGCTTCCACCACGCGGCAATATGGCGGCACCGGATTGGGACTCGCGATTTCCTCGCAGCTGACCAAGATGATGGGAGGGAAAATCTGGGTCGAAAGTGCCGCCGGCCAAGGCAGCACGTTCCACTTCACCGCTCGGTTCCGCCGTTCAGAAAAACAGCCCGACACCAAGCCTGCCGCACTCGATTCGCTTTACGACTTACACGTTCTGATCGTCGACGACAACTCGACCAACCGCATCATCTGCGAAGAGATGCTCGTTAACTGGGGCATGAAACCGAAGTCGGTCTCCAGCGGCCAAGATGCCCTGCAGGAATTGCAACGAGCTCGGCAAAAGGAAGATCCGTATCAGCTGATTCTTGTCGACGTAATGATGCCTGAGATGGATGGATTGCAGTTGGTGCGGCACATCCGCCAGATCGAGGACTCGCCCGAACTGACGATCATGATGCTGTCGTCGGCCGATCGTCCGACCGATCCTGACTTCAGCGACAAACATGGCATCGCGAAATGCATCACCAAGCCCATCACCCAGTCGATGCTGCTCAATGGCATTGCCACGGCGATGGGTACCTCCCGTTCCGATTCGATCCATGGCGAGCATCTGCTGCCTGATAAAACCAAGAAGTTCGTGCCGCGGCACATCCTTCTGGCCGAAGATGGCGTCGTGAATCGGAAAGTCGCCCAAAGCCTGCTCGAAAATCGCGGACACTATGTCACCGCGGTCGAGAATGGTCGCCTGGCCGTCGATGCGTATCGCTCCGGCACGTTCGACTTGATCCTTATGGATGTGCAGATGCCGGTTTTGGATGGCTTCGCGGCGACCGCTGAAATTCGCCAGCTCGAATTCAACGCCGAACGCAGCATTCCCATCATTGCGTTGACCGCCCATGCCATGAAAGGAGATCGCGAACGTTGTCTCGAAGGTGGTATGAACGATTACGTTTCCAAGCCATTCCGCCCCGAAGAACTGTTCGCTGCCGTCGAAAAGATTAAACCGGCACTGGGGGACGAACCCGATCCATCCCCCAGCGAAAGCACGACGCCCCCTGCCCAAGACACTGGCGCGTTCGATCTGGAACGAGCCTTAGAAAACGTCGGGGGTAACGACGAAATCTTGCAAGAGATGATTGCCCTGTTCCTGACCGAGTGCCCCAAGCAGATGCACGAGATTGAAGACGCCTACGAAAACGGCAATCTCGAAAAGCTGATTCGCTCGGCCCATACGCTCAAAGGCTCCGTAGCGCTGTTTGCGGCCGACGAAGCAACCGCAGCGGCTCGCAAAATCGAGTTCATGGGACGCGACGAGAAACTCGACGAGTTCTCCTCGGCATGGAGCAATCTGCAGGAAAAAATCGACCAGTTGACGTCCGCCCTGTCCGCAGCCCAAACGCCCCGAGACGAACATTCCCCATGA
- a CDS encoding sensor histidine kinase, whose protein sequence is MRVLVAEDGMMMRRILVRALEGWEYDVTEVEDGNQAWEAFQQEPFRIILTDWVMPEMDGLELIRRIRSSETPFYVYIILLTAKSEKEDLVVGMEAGADDFLVKPVDHNELRVRLREGERIVRLEQELAEQNRQLRETQAALVQSEKLASLGQMAAGMAHEINNPIALVANNLAVLKRDVAAAFELLDVYRSLHEEIAKTHPEVAQKAAELEEECDYQWIRDESPQMFDRSQHGLQRVRDIVQNLRSFARLDEAELDYMDVNAALFAVSQLLHHEIESRQIELSIDPGEVPDILCEPVKIQQVLHHLLLNAVQASQPGSHISLRSSRCEEGVQIEVQDHGCGMSDSELAHIFEPFFTTRAVGSGQGLGLAVSYGIVRDHGGSIQVRSQLGRGSTFSVQLPVRPLESQTTGGSHEE, encoded by the coding sequence ATGAGAGTCCTCGTTGCCGAAGATGGAATGATGATGCGGCGAATCCTCGTTCGGGCGCTCGAGGGCTGGGAATATGACGTCACCGAAGTGGAAGATGGCAATCAAGCTTGGGAAGCGTTTCAGCAGGAACCGTTCCGCATTATCCTGACCGACTGGGTCATGCCAGAGATGGACGGCTTAGAGCTGATCCGCCGCATTCGTTCTTCCGAAACGCCTTTTTACGTTTACATCATTCTGCTGACGGCGAAGAGCGAAAAGGAAGACCTGGTGGTCGGCATGGAGGCAGGCGCCGACGACTTCCTCGTCAAACCGGTCGATCACAACGAGCTGCGTGTCCGTCTTCGGGAAGGAGAACGGATCGTTCGCTTGGAACAAGAACTCGCCGAGCAAAACCGGCAGCTTCGCGAGACCCAAGCCGCGTTGGTCCAAAGCGAAAAGCTGGCCAGTCTCGGTCAGATGGCGGCCGGGATGGCGCACGAGATCAACAACCCCATCGCCCTGGTCGCCAACAACCTGGCAGTCCTCAAACGCGACGTCGCTGCGGCATTCGAACTGCTGGACGTATATCGATCGCTGCACGAAGAGATCGCCAAGACGCATCCTGAAGTTGCCCAGAAAGCAGCCGAGCTGGAAGAAGAGTGCGACTATCAATGGATCCGCGACGAATCCCCCCAGATGTTCGACCGTTCGCAGCATGGCCTGCAGCGCGTCCGCGACATCGTGCAGAACCTCCGTTCGTTTGCTCGGCTCGACGAAGCGGAACTCGACTACATGGACGTCAACGCGGCGTTGTTTGCCGTTTCGCAGCTGCTGCACCATGAAATCGAGTCGCGTCAGATCGAACTGTCCATCGACCCCGGCGAAGTGCCCGACATTCTGTGCGAGCCCGTCAAGATCCAACAGGTGCTGCACCACTTATTGCTAAATGCAGTCCAAGCGAGCCAGCCCGGCAGCCATATCTCGCTCCGTTCTTCCCGCTGCGAAGAAGGTGTCCAAATCGAAGTTCAAGACCATGGCTGCGGTATGTCAGATAGCGAGCTAGCTCATATCTTTGAACCCTTTTTCACAACCAGGGCCGTAGGAAGCGGCCAAGGGCTGGGTCTCGCGGTCAGCTACGGCATCGTCCGCGACCATGGAGGTTCGATTCAAGTTCGCAGTCAATTGGGCCGCGGCAGCACTTTTAGTGTACAATTGCCTGTACGACCGCTCGAGAGTCAAACCACGGGAGGTAGTCATGAAGAATAA
- a CDS encoding DUF1552 domain-containing protein: protein MSRQVHFNFGKKLSRRTVLRSTAGVGMAIPWLSAMRKAFAGNEEEQKTPKRFVAMTLGLGLHAENLNPKKEGRDYESSMYLEKLKDIRDKYTVVSGTSHPEVSGGHRAEASLLSATPMGSGAQARTTISVDQLMAKHLGHHTRFPSLVLSSSGNNSPSYTENGSMIPAESSPARLFIQLFVNDSPQEQAKQLHRARQGKSIMDLVAEDAKSLSRELGAGDRDRLAAYFQSVRELEKRMVEAEQWAHLPKPKVDMQKPIDINNPNDFIGRQRLMNDMIRLALSTDSTRFISYHLGGSGGVVPIEGVDEGYHSLSHHGRDEEKLAQLAMIETAIVQAWGDFLRGLDGVQEEEGSLLDNTSVLLTSNLGNASSHDNRNMPVLLGGGGFKHGQHLAFDSKRNYPLPNLYLSVLQQTGLEVDSFATSTGTMRGLEPA, encoded by the coding sequence ATGTCGCGCCAAGTTCATTTCAACTTCGGGAAGAAGCTGAGCCGTCGAACCGTGCTGCGTAGCACCGCAGGCGTGGGGATGGCGATTCCTTGGCTGAGCGCCATGCGGAAGGCATTCGCTGGCAACGAAGAAGAGCAGAAGACTCCTAAGCGGTTCGTCGCGATGACGCTTGGCCTAGGTCTGCACGCGGAGAACTTGAACCCTAAGAAAGAAGGCCGCGACTACGAGTCGTCGATGTACCTCGAAAAGCTGAAGGACATCCGCGATAAGTACACCGTCGTTTCGGGGACGTCGCATCCGGAAGTTTCCGGCGGGCACCGTGCTGAAGCCAGTTTGCTGTCGGCCACGCCGATGGGATCCGGGGCTCAGGCTCGCACGACCATCTCGGTCGATCAGCTGATGGCGAAGCACCTGGGGCACCATACGCGGTTTCCATCGCTGGTGCTCAGTTCGTCGGGCAATAACAGCCCTTCTTATACCGAGAACGGTTCGATGATTCCGGCTGAAAGCTCGCCGGCTCGGCTGTTCATACAGTTGTTCGTTAATGACTCGCCGCAAGAGCAAGCCAAGCAACTGCATCGTGCTCGTCAAGGGAAGAGCATCATGGACCTGGTCGCCGAAGATGCCAAGTCGCTCTCACGCGAACTGGGGGCTGGCGATCGTGATCGGTTGGCGGCTTACTTCCAAAGCGTTCGCGAGTTGGAAAAGCGGATGGTCGAAGCCGAGCAGTGGGCTCACTTGCCGAAGCCGAAAGTCGACATGCAGAAGCCGATCGACATCAACAACCCGAACGACTTCATCGGCCGTCAGCGACTGATGAACGATATGATTCGCCTGGCTTTGTCGACCGATTCGACCCGATTCATTTCATACCACCTCGGCGGCAGCGGCGGTGTCGTGCCGATCGAAGGGGTCGACGAAGGGTATCACTCGCTCAGCCATCATGGCCGCGACGAAGAGAAGCTGGCCCAGTTGGCAATGATCGAAACGGCCATCGTTCAAGCGTGGGGCGACTTCCTGCGTGGGCTCGACGGCGTTCAGGAAGAAGAGGGAAGCTTGCTCGATAACACTTCGGTGCTGCTGACAAGTAACCTCGGGAACGCTTCCAGTCACGATAACCGCAACATGCCGGTGTTGCTGGGTGGTGGTGGCTTCAAGCATGGGCAGCACCTCGCGTTCGACTCGAAGCGGAACTATCCGCTGCCGAACTTGTACCTCTCGGTGCTGCAGCAAACCGGCTTGGAAGTCGACTCGTTCGCGACAAGTACCGGAACGATGCGCGGGCTCGAGCCTGCGTAA
- a CDS encoding TadE/TadG family type IV pilus assembly protein has translation MRSLHRQSTRAVAATELAICLPLLFVMTMFCVQLAQGYHIRAVANQAAWRAIRFASTTRFDEDEIEQWKAEVTAEAVEELSQLTSFDPDQLTLDLEATTTDDRVEIEMQMRLVIDSPLQLMPGDFEVNRTLKIRQYR, from the coding sequence ATGAGATCCCTCCATCGGCAATCAACGCGTGCTGTCGCGGCTACGGAACTTGCCATTTGTCTTCCACTGCTGTTTGTCATGACGATGTTCTGCGTGCAACTTGCCCAGGGCTATCACATCAGAGCCGTGGCCAACCAGGCCGCATGGCGAGCAATACGTTTCGCAAGCACTACGCGCTTCGACGAAGACGAAATAGAGCAGTGGAAAGCGGAAGTCACCGCCGAAGCGGTCGAGGAGCTTTCGCAGTTAACCTCCTTCGATCCCGATCAATTGACGTTGGATTTGGAAGCCACAACGACCGACGACCGAGTTGAAATTGAAATGCAAATGCGTTTGGTGATCGACTCGCCGCTGCAGTTAATGCCTGGCGATTTTGAAGTCAATCGAACCCTTAAGATCCGGCAGTACCGATGA